The genomic stretch ATTTCTCCATGTCCCTGAAAGGTCAGAGGCCAAAGCCAGATGGCTGAAAGAGGCTAAAAGTAAAGTTGAAAAAAATTGAACCTTATTCATATATCTGTTCCTAGGTTGGATTAGTGTTCTTACTCTATAGTAAGAACGATTACCCTATAAAACAAATGAATAATTTGATTCACTAGTCACATTTTTTGCAAATAAAGTATAAAAGTTGGCAACCAGATCGCGGTGAAGACCGCATTTACCGCCATGCCAAAAGCAGCATAACGACCTGCAACACTGCCGCGCTGCCAGGCCTGAGCTGTACCAATAGCATGCGCGGCCAGTCCTAAAGCCAGTCCGGAAGCGCGCTCATCATTGATATGTCTCAGAATAAATGGAGAAAAAGCTGCACCAATCACACCAGAAAGAATCACGATCAGAATGACCATGCTGATGGGTGCATCCAGCAGGGTGGCAATATTAATCGCAATTGGAGTAGTCACGGCACGGGTAGCAAACGCCATAATGTCTGCAGAGGACATATGCAGCAGATAAGCCAGTCCCATCGGCAAGGCGACAGCACTAATACTGGCAAAAACTAAAATGCCGATAATGGCCTTGAGCGGCAGGTCATCATAGCGCATCGCGGCCAGAGGGATAGCCAATGCGACGGTCACATAGCCGAGTAAATGGTTAAAGAGTGGATTAACTTCATCCATGTAATTTTCATAGGGAATGCCTAGCACAAATAAAATCGCCAGTACAAAGAACATGCTGAACACGATGACGGGAATTTGCGGTATGAACCGGTTACAGGGTTTGGCAATCAGATAGGCGCTGAGCGTAACCGCAAAGCCATACAAAATAGATAACATGCGGAACTCCTATAACCAGCGCTTGGCCATTTTGGCGTAAATCCATAAAGGAATCAGGGTGCTGAAAAACATGATGAACAGAAAGGCCGGAATTTTCTGGCCCATATGTACCAGCATCATCAGTGCACCTGCACTGACAGGCAGGAAAGCAAAGGCGCTTTCCTTCATCAGTTTGTTATTGGTATCCACGAGGCGAGCGGGGAGTTTGCCAAAGTAGCGCCAGGTAAACAGCGCAATTAAAAGACTCAATAACCCGACCAGATTGCCTAATTCAGGATGATTCAGTTGGGTCATTAACCAGACCGAAGCTTCCCGAAAGACAATAATAAGTAACAGGGTGCCGATCCATGCTGGCCAATCTATTCGTTTTATCCAGTTCATTGCTATGATCATTAATATTTAATAAGTTTACTTATCAAGTTTTACTCGATCTTTGACTGGATTTCAAACGTTTCCAGTGGACCTTGAAATTGCTGCGCCTGTTTGCCCAGAATTTCCTCTAAAGGTAAATGCGCCTGTTTAATCAACTGTTCCAGTTTTTGTGGGGCAATTCGAATATGAAGATGCAGCTGGCCTTCATCATCATAATGTTCAGACTGAATCACATTCAAGCTGTACAGCTGGTTGCGCAGCTTGCCATAGGCGGGTTTGAGAATTAAATCGAAGGACTGCAGTTGCCCCATCAAAGATTCATGTACCGCTTTACGCAGCAGGTCGATACCTTCGCCAGTATGTGCCGAGACATAGACGCGTTCCGGTTCACCCGGGCGTCGATAAATAATTTTGGCTTCTTCACCGCTACAGTCAATTTTATTGTAAACCTGAAGGATGGGAACATCGGCCCCAATTTCTTTCAGCACTTTTTCAACGGCTTCAATCTGTTCCAGCATCTCTGGGCTGCTTGAATCAATGACATGCAGTAACAGCGTGGCTTCTACGGTTTCCTCCAAAGTCGCCTTAAAGGATTCCACCAGCGAATGGGAAAGGTTACGGACAAAACCGACCGTATCGGCCAGCACCAGATTGCCAATCCCATCCCATTCCAGACGCCGTAAAGTAGGGTCCAAGGTTGCAAACAGCTGATCGGCTGCATAGACATCGCTATTGGCCAGCAGATTAAACAGGGTAGACTTGCCGGCATTGGTATAACCGACCAAAGATACCGTCGGCACAGCCGCTTTTTGACGAGCCACACGGCCTTGCATCCGGGTCTGGCGGACTTTATCAATGCGTGCCTTGAGTTGTCCCATACGGATACGCAGCAAACGGCGGTCTGTTTCCAGCAGGGTTTCACCCGGGCCACGTAAACCAATCCCGCCTTTCTGGCTGTCGAGATTGCCACGACTACGAATTAAACGTGAAGATAAATGTTGCAGCTGTGCCAGTTCGACTTGCAGCTTACCTTCATAGGTACGGGCACGCTGGGCAAAAATATCTAGAATCAGTTCAGTACGATCGACCACACGGCATTTGATCACCTGTTCCAGATTTCGGGCTTGGGCTGGGGTTAGGGCATGGTCAAAAATAACCAGATTGGCATCCAGTTCCTCAACACGTTCAGCAATTTCTTCTGCCTTGCCGGAGCCGATAAAAAATTTGGCATCGGGTTTCACCCGCTGAGCATAAATATGTTCCAGAATTTCAGCATCTGCAGACTGTGCCAGCAAACGAAACTCTTCAGCATCAAGGTCTTCCAGCATCTGTACGCTGACACTCACCAGAATGACGTGCTCTTTCCCTCGATGTTGTTGTAAATATTCCACTCAGGCCAATCTCCACTTTAAAACTTTAGTGTAGTTGAAAAAGAGCTGAGCAGATACTAAATTAGCGCGGCTTTGGTTTAAAGTGCGCTGATAAACAGTTGTGCAAGTGTTACCAGTACCAAGACATAGATGAAGGTGCCGCCCAAAATATATTTGAGCACTTGTAAAGGTTGTAGTGTGTCGTTCGCGGGCTGGGTTTGATCTGGCATGGCTACGATCCTTTTCAATCTAATATTTAGATAGTTTTATTTTGAATGATTTTTTAATCCAATTAAAATTGAAGATATAGATGTTATTGGTCGATTTTTATTATCAATGCAAGTTACGAATGAACAGTATAGAATGAGTTTAATTCGTGGATATTCCCTGTATCTCGCTTAGGATTTAATGACGTTTTTATGAACTCAACTGTACAAAACCAGACTCCAGATATCGAAGGCTTGGCCAAGTTTTTCCTGTATAGCCGGAAAATCACAGCTTCATTGGCTACCATTAGTGAAGGGTTTTACTTGGTTTTTCGTCATGGCTTATATAAAAATCCGAATAACCCGACCAATACGCGCTATGTGCAACATTTTTGCCGTCAGTTATGCAAAGTATTCAATATCGAAGTGCAGGTGCATGGCGAGATTCCGCGTGAACCCGCCTTATGGGTCAGTAATCACGTGTCATGGCTGGATATTGCAGTTCTGGGTTCAGGGGCGCGGGTATTTTTTCTGGCAAAAGCAGAAATTGAGAACTGGCCGATTTTAGGCAAATTGGCCAAGGGTGGGGGTACCTTATTTATTAAACGTGGTTCAGGGGATTCTGTCAGGATTCGTGAACAAATTACCGGTTTCCTCAAACAGAATATTCCGGTGCTGTTCTTTCCTGAAGCGACGACTTCTGATGGGCGAGCCATCAAAAAAGTGCATGGCCGGATTTTAGGCGCCGCGATTGAAGCGCAGCGTCCTGTACAAATCTGTCTGATTTGTTATGTGAATCAGCAGGGCGAACTGGATATGGTTGCGCCGTTTGTCAATGACATCAGTTTTGCCGCCCATGTCAAAAAAGTACTGGAAATGCCGCAAGTCATTGCACATTTAGTGGCTTTACCTGCAATTGCCACTGAAGGGCATACGGTTGAAAGCCTCACCCGTGTGGTCCAGGAAAAAATGCAGACTGGCCTGGTTGAACTTCAGTCACGGGTATTAAAAAAGCCTCAATAAGAGGATTTTTTATGGTTTTTGTTCAAAGAATCAAACTTACATAAAGCCTTCAATAGGCAGCCACGACACCAGTTTAAGTCCAGCTTTCTGATACCATTTCATTTTTGGTTCTTTGGTAAACGTTTGAACGTCACCATTGGCTTTCTTGATTTTCCAGTTAATGTTCTGATTCGCATCCAGCACCAGTTTATACGCATATTTGCTTAAATTTTTGTCCATGGTGTCGTGTACTGCACGTGCCAAAGACGGACTGTTCAGCAACACGCCAATTTCAGTATTCAAATAGGCTGAACGCGGATCAAAGTTAAAAGAACCAATAAACACCTGTTTTTGATCCAGTGCCATCAGTTTGGCATGCAGGCTGGAACGGCTCAGTCCTTTCAGGCTGACTTTAGCTTTTTTCGAAATTTCCTCAGTATTGGCATTTAGGTGATTAGCTTCTGGCGCTGCCAAGAACTCATACAGCTGCACCCCATTTTCCAATAGATCCTGACGATATTTGGCATAAAAGGCATGCACCACGGCAACGTCGTTGGCCTTAAAAGAGTTGGTCAGGACGCGAACCTTGATATTCTCATTCGCCAGTTTCTTTAAACGGTCTGCACCAATTTTTTCCGGGACAAAATAGGCAGAGACAATATCGACACTTTGTTCAGGTTTTTCCAGGCGCTGTAATAACTGGAAATTCAGGTGTTCTTCGGTTTTGGCCTTGGCTTTGATTTTGCTCGGTGGATCTTTGACCACTTCAGCTTCCACCCAATCCAGCTGAATGTTTTGTTCCAGCCATTGGTCAAAGGCTCTGGAACGATTGGCCAGATCCAGATAATTTTGAGTCGCTGGATCCTGACTATGGGTTTCTAGCTGTTCTTTTAAGCTTGGAAAACGTAAGCCATGATGCCGTGGATTCACAACCTCTTGCACCGGATAGGCATAATCATCATTCCAGTATTCATCGAAGGAATGAATGATTTCATCCGATGCCGCACCGACCAGCATCACATCGACATCAGAGAACTGATAGCTTTCACTGACATTATAATACTGGTTGCTCATATTGCGCCCGCCAATCAAGGCAATCTGGTTATCGGCAATAAAACTTTTATTGTGCATGCGGCGGTTAATGCGCTTTAAATCCAGCACCATGTCCATGGCGCGGTATTTACGAAAGCGATAGGGATTATACAGTTTGACATCGATATTCTGATGCTGGTTTAAGGCCAGATAAATCCCTTCCATTTTCTTGGCATTATTGTCATCCATCAACAGGCGCACTTTTACGCCACGATCCGCTGCCT from Acinetobacter lwoffii encodes the following:
- a CDS encoding LrgB family protein — its product is MLSILYGFAVTLSAYLIAKPCNRFIPQIPVIVFSMFFVLAILFVLGIPYENYMDEVNPLFNHLLGYVTVALAIPLAAMRYDDLPLKAIIGILVFASISAVALPMGLAYLLHMSSADIMAFATRAVTTPIAINIATLLDAPISMVILIVILSGVIGAAFSPFILRHINDERASGLALGLAAHAIGTAQAWQRGSVAGRYAAFGMAVNAVFTAIWLPTFILYLQKM
- the hflX gene encoding ribosome rescue GTPase HflX, with the translated sequence MEYLQQHRGKEHVILVSVSVQMLEDLDAEEFRLLAQSADAEILEHIYAQRVKPDAKFFIGSGKAEEIAERVEELDANLVIFDHALTPAQARNLEQVIKCRVVDRTELILDIFAQRARTYEGKLQVELAQLQHLSSRLIRSRGNLDSQKGGIGLRGPGETLLETDRRLLRIRMGQLKARIDKVRQTRMQGRVARQKAAVPTVSLVGYTNAGKSTLFNLLANSDVYAADQLFATLDPTLRRLEWDGIGNLVLADTVGFVRNLSHSLVESFKATLEETVEATLLLHVIDSSSPEMLEQIEAVEKVLKEIGADVPILQVYNKIDCSGEEAKIIYRRPGEPERVYVSAHTGEGIDLLRKAVHESLMGQLQSFDLILKPAYGKLRNQLYSLNVIQSEHYDDEGQLHLHIRIAPQKLEQLIKQAHLPLEEILGKQAQQFQGPLETFEIQSKIE
- a CDS encoding lysophospholipid acyltransferase family protein: MNSTVQNQTPDIEGLAKFFLYSRKITASLATISEGFYLVFRHGLYKNPNNPTNTRYVQHFCRQLCKVFNIEVQVHGEIPREPALWVSNHVSWLDIAVLGSGARVFFLAKAEIENWPILGKLAKGGGTLFIKRGSGDSVRIREQITGFLKQNIPVLFFPEATTSDGRAIKKVHGRILGAAIEAQRPVQICLICYVNQQGELDMVAPFVNDISFAAHVKKVLEMPQVIAHLVALPAIATEGHTVESLTRVVQEKMQTGLVELQSRVLKKPQ
- a CDS encoding phospholipase D family protein; translated protein: MATAPRDQVHLQSSSFIRTHRYKAGILLSCSLVLGLPACSTLPKQTEQPSQMAFETDTSRTSLAQIVEPLRDQNIGLTGYRVLYDPLEALAARIQLINKAERSLDLQYYIWDNDRIGALALHAIIQAADRGVKVRLLMDDNNAKKMEGIYLALNQHQNIDVKLYNPYRFRKYRAMDMVLDLKRINRRMHNKSFIADNQIALIGGRNMSNQYYNVSESYQFSDVDVMLVGAASDEIIHSFDEYWNDDYAYPVQEVVNPRHHGLRFPSLKEQLETHSQDPATQNYLDLANRSRAFDQWLEQNIQLDWVEAEVVKDPPSKIKAKAKTEEHLNFQLLQRLEKPEQSVDIVSAYFVPEKIGADRLKKLANENIKVRVLTNSFKANDVAVVHAFYAKYRQDLLENGVQLYEFLAAPEANHLNANTEEISKKAKVSLKGLSRSSLHAKLMALDQKQVFIGSFNFDPRSAYLNTEIGVLLNSPSLARAVHDTMDKNLSKYAYKLVLDANQNINWKIKKANGDVQTFTKEPKMKWYQKAGLKLVSWLPIEGFM